Sequence from the bacterium genome:
AGCTAAGGCCGACAATTTTTCTTCAACTTATTGATTCAAATACTGAAATTTCATAACCTTCTGTCTCTGTTTGCTGAGCAGAGTGATTTGTCTTGGCGATCTGGAAAGGACGGAATGCGCCGGTTCGCATTCAGGCACCGAGTAGTATGAATAGAGGCGCGTAGCTCAGTTGGTTAGAGCGCTTGCTTGACAGGCAAGAGGTCAACAGTTCGACTCTGTTCGTGCCTACCAAGTGGTCGTGCTTACCGAGTGTAGTGGCTCGATTTGGAGCTCTTGAGTTTCGGGCGCAGTGAGTTTTATAGGTGACGAGTTTACGTTAGCGGTAACAGCTTCAGTTGAAGAGGATAGAAATATGCCAAAAATGAAAACAAACCGGTCGGTGTATAAAAAGTTCCGTGTTTCCGGTAACGGAAAAGTGAAGCGTGGGCAAGCGAATCGCAGTCACAATACCGCGAAGCGTTCGCAAAAAAGAATGCGGCATCTCAGGGGTCTTCTCGTACTGGAGCCAGCGGATGCAAAGAGAGTAGTGAAGCTTCTGCCGTATATGCGCTAGTCGCAAATAGTGCGTATGTAAGCGGGGCATGTAAGGTCACGCCTTGTAGCGAGGTTGCAGGGAGCAAGTAGCAGACGGAATAAAGAGGATGTCTGTAGTAAAGTTTTTCAGAGAGAGGAATCATGAGAGTAAAAAGAGGACATGCTGGAAAGCGACGTCACAATAAATTTAAGAAATTAGCCAAGGGTTTCCGAGGTCGCAGGAAGAGTTGTATTACGTTTATGAAGACGGCGGTCGAGCACAGTCTTCGAAATGCGTATGTCGGTCGTAAGAGACGGAAGCGAGACTTTAGAAGACTCTGGATC
This genomic interval carries:
- a CDS encoding 50S ribosomal protein L35 → MPKMKTNRSVYKKFRVSGNGKVKRGQANRSHNTAKRSQKRMRHLRGLLVLEPADAKRVVKLLPYMR
- a CDS encoding 50S ribosomal protein L20 gives rise to the protein MRVKRGHAGKRRHNKFKKLAKGFRGRRKSCITFMKTAVEHSLRNAYVGRKRRKRDFRRLWIVRINAAARLHELSYSRLMCGLKAANIDLDRKALADIAVTDPSTFQIVAEKAKEALAA